From uncultured Fusobacterium sp.:
TACTAAAAAGTGTTTATACAAGAGAAAAAATAGTATTTTTAGATGTTTTTATAAAAAGTAAAATTTTGAATATTAACTTTGAAAAAAATCAAGAATTAAGTAATTTTATAAAAATTGGGAGGAAAAGATGCAAGTAAAAGTAATTAGAATGAATGAAACAGAATTACCAAAATATGAGACTATTGGATCAGCTGGAATGGATGTTAGAGCAAATATAAAAGAGCCTATCACCCTTGCTCCTGGAGCAATTAAATTAATTCCTATTGGATTAAAAGTTGAAATTCCTTTAGGATATGAAATTCAAGTAAGACCTAGAAGTGGACTAGCTTTAAAACATGGATTAGGAATGGCCAATAGTGTAGGAACAATAGATAGTGATTATAGAGGAGAGATTGGAGTGATCTCTATTAATCTCTCTGATAAACCTTACACAATTCAACCTCAAGAAAGAATTGCTCAAATAATTTTAAATAAAGTTGAACAAATAGAATGGACTGAAGTAGAAGAACTTGGAACAACTGAAAGAGGTGCAGGTGGATATGGACACACAGGAAAATAAACTTCTTGAAATTTATGTAAATGAAGAAAAACAGATAATTATTACTCTTAGAATAAAAATGGACCTATATGCAGTTACAAAAATAAATTTAAAAACTAAAAAAATGAGAGAGTATTATTTTGATAATAAAAATCAAGCTTTAAAAAAATATGAGAAAATGGTAGGTAAAAATAAAAATGTGGAGATGTAAAAATTGTGGTTGTGAAGTTATTGGTTTGGGTGGAGGAGTAAATGCTAATTTGGTTATTATGTTGCTTATTAATAGCAGTATTAACAATTAAGATAGCTGAATTATAAGAAGTTATTTTAGACAGGAGATATAAATGATAAAAAATAAAATTTATATTTTTTCAACCATTCCTGCATAAGCAGGTTGTGAGATGTTGAGGTGCTAGCCAATAGAGTAACTTCCCTGCGTAAGGACATCGTTGAGTGTTAAGAGAAACGTAAAATTATAATAATAGAATAGCTATTATGTTAAAAATAGCTGTGTGTGGAGCTTTTATAGTTACCTACTTCAATAGCAATATTATTGAAGTAGGTACAATGGTTGGAAAAGCATATTGTAAGTTTTAGTGGTGGAAAGGATTCTACTGCAATGCTGTTAATGATGATAGAAAAAGGAATTAAAATTGATGAGATTATATTCCTGGATACTGGGGCAGAGTTCCCAGATATGTATAATCATATAAAAAAAGTAGAAAATTACATAAATAGAAAAATAATTATTTTAAAAGCTGAAAATAATTTTGAATATATGATGCTTCACTATGAGAAGAAGAAAGGAAAGAATAAGGGACAAAAAGGCTATTCTTGGCCTGACTTTAGAAATAGATGGTGTACTCAGTATTTAAAAAAATCTGTAATTTCTAAATATTTAAAAAAATATAAAAATGATGAAATTATAGAATTTCATGGAATAGCAGCTGATGAAGTTGAAAGATTAAATAAAAATAAAGAAAAAAATATTAGATATCCTTTAGCTGAATGGAACATTAGTGAAAAACAAGCTCTTCAATATTGCTATGATAAAGGCTTTACTTGGAATGGACTTTATAAGAATTTTGATAGAGTCAGTTGCTGGTGTTGCCCTCTTAAAAGTTTAAAAGAGTTAAAAATATTATATAAAAAATATCCTGAACTTTGGACCAAGTTAGAGGAATGGGATAATAAAACTTATAGGAAGTTTAGATCAGATTATTCTATAAAGGAATTAAGTAAAAAATTTGAAGGTGAAAGAAATGAGTTATACAATTTGCAACTGTTGCCATTTATGTAAGTATTCATTCTCTTTAGGAGAAGATAATATACTTATTTGTGGTGATAAAGAAGCTGAGAAATACAATTTAGAGGTTTCACATTTTGGAACTTGTGAAAATTGGGAAGAAAATAAATTTAATGATTGAAATAAAAATAGGTGATTATTGTAATGAAAATAGGACTAATAGACCTTGACAATTCAGGTAAATTCCCAAATATTGCTTTAATGAAAATATCAGGTTATTACAAAGATAATGGTCATAAAGTTGAATGGTATCAACCATTATTTAATGAGGGATATGATATTGTTTATGTTTCAAAAGTTTTTTCTTGGAGCAAGGATTATCAATATCCTATAAATTCTAAAAAAATAATATATGGTGGTGTTGCTTATGGATATGATAATAAACTTCCTGATGAAATAGAACATCATTATCCTGATTATTCAATTTATTCTTTTGCTAAAAATACTGCATATGGGTTTTTAACAAGAGGTTGCCCAAGGGGATGTGAATTTTGTAATGTTCAAGCTCAACAAGGAAAAACTTCTAGAAAAGTTGCTGACTTAAAAGAATTTTGGAAAGGTCAAAAAAAAATAGTTTTGTTAGATCCAAATATTTTAGCCTCTAGAGAATGGAAAGAGTTATTCCAGCAACTTATAGATAGTAAAGCAAAAATAGAATTTAGCCAAGGATTAGATATAAGATTAATGACTGAAGAAAAAGCTAAAATGTTAAATCAAATAAAAGTTAAAATGTTACATTTTGCGTGGGATCAATATGAAATGGAAACTTTTAAAAAGTTAACAGAATTTAGAAGATATTTTAAATTTGATGATAGAAAACTAGGCGTATATATGTTAGTAAATTTTAATACAACTTTAGAACAAGATCTTGAGCGAATATATAAATTAAGAAATTTAGGATATACACCATATGTTATGAGATTTAAAGATTATAATTGCAAGAATTTAAAATTAAACAAAAATAATATCTACAATAAATTAGCCCGCTGGACAAATAATAAAACAGCTTGGTTTAGTAGTAATACTTTTGAAGAATATTTGAAAAAAATTAAAAATTAACTATTTTTGGAGGTTATAAAAAATGTGGACCTGTAAAAAATGTGAAGGAACTAATATTGTCACAGTCACTGAAATTAATAAAAAAGGTGAAAAAAAGCCTGTAAGTTTTTGCAATGACTGTGGGAATGAAAGTGACAGGATTGAAAATATAGCTAAGGAGGAAAATTAAAATGAGCAAATATAAAGTTAAATTTTGGTGTGATAGTGGTGCTAATGCTTTTAGTTGTAATACTGAAACTGTTGATCTAGTTGATGATTGGAACTATACAGAAGAGGAAGCTAAAGAAATATTTGAAAGTGAAGAAAAACAAGAGGAAATTTTAGACGAATGGCTAGTTAATTATTTAGATTGTGGTGTTCGTTGCTTAGAGGATATAGTGAGGGAGGAGAAATAATGACTTTATTAGTATCATATAAATGTGAAGTGAAAAATAAAAAAACAGATTTGAAAGACTTTTTTAAATTAAACGATGAATTACCTATTATAAGCTTAGTAAAAATAAAAGAAGAAATATTAAAACATCATCCTAATTTAGAAAATATTTTTATACATAATATAGAAATTTTTGAAGGTAACTTGTAAACGGAGGAGTAGATGAGAGAAGTAAAATTTAGAGGATATGATTTAAAATATAAAAGATGGCAATATGGAGCTTATATTAAGCATATAGATGTAACACCTTGTATGTTCACTTGTGAAGAAGAAGCTGAAAATTTTTATAAAGAGCATACTAAACATCTTATTGCATTTGATGGATTTTCAGATTGGTGGATGCCAAGAGGGATTGATGTGTGTACTTCCATTGATCCTAAATCAATTGGACAATTTACAGGATTAATTGATAGAAATAAAAAAGAAATTTTTGAGGGAGATCTTATAAAATTCACTTCTTTGATTCCTATTAATAGTGAATTATGGGAATTAGAAGGAAAAGTTGGAAAAGTTGTTTTTGAAGAGTGTGCATTTTTATTAAAATTCAAAAATACAATGATAACTTTATGGCTGGAAGGTGTTGAATATGAAGTTGTAGGCAACATCTATGAAAATCCTGAGCTTTGGGAGGGGAGTTATGACTAAAAAAGACTTTGAAAATTTAGAAATAGGAAAAACTTTTGTTGTTTGTAATAAAACTTTAAAAGTAAAAAAAGCTATAAATTTATGTCAAGGTTGTTATTTTGAAGATATTACAATGTATTGCAAAGAATGCAAAGATTATGAGTTAATCCCAACTTGTGCTCGTAAAGATCATCATGTAATATTTACTGAGGTGAAATAATGAAAAGTAAAAGATTAAAGTATAACCCTGAAATTCATTTTAATCATCAGAAAGAATGGACTACTAAGGATTTAATATATCTATGTGGAGTATATGAGATAGATAAAAAGAGAGATTTATCCATTTCTTTTGGAAGAACAGAGGGTGCTATTTTTAAAAAAGCTAATGTTTTAAAAAAAGAAGGCTTATTTGAAAAATATAAAAAACTGTATAATTTTGAAAATTGATTGGAGGACTAATGAAAGACTTTTTAATAGAATTTTTTATAAAACTAGGTGCTACTCTATTTTATGCAATGTTGGCATTACTAATTTTAGGTGGCGGTAGTATTAACGGATGCAAAGTTAGAGGTATCTTGAATATTATAATAGAAATGTTAAAAAAATAGGAGGTAGTTATGATTATAAAAAATGATAAACTTACTCAAAAACAAAAAGAAATTAATGTTAAAAAACTTTTAGAAATGATTAAGAAAAATACTAAATAAATATTTTAATAAATAAGAGGGAAGAGTTATGAAAAGAGCTGTTATCTATGTTAGAGAGTCAACAAATTTTCAAGATCCTGATAGTCAAAGAAAAGAATGCTTAGAATATTGTAAAAAGAATAGTTTAGAAGTAGTAAAAGTATACCAGGATATTGCTTCAGGGGCTAATAATAATAGAAAGGAATTTCTTCAATTGCTCCAGGATATGGAAGAAGATTCATTTGATATTCTAGTTCTTTGGGAGCTTTCAAGAAGTACAAGAGACTTTTTAATGTATAAAACTACTCTTATAAGAATGAAAGAACTAGGAAAAGAATTATATTCTTTACAAGAAGGATTATTAACTGAAAATGATTTAGATAAAGAGTTCTCTACAGATATAGTTGCTTTGGTTAATAGTCACGAAAGAAAAAGAATCGGTCGTAGAATAAAAATAAGAAGAGAATTTGCCACTCGTGAAGGAAAATGGATGGGTGGCAAAGCTCCTCTAGGTTATAAAATAGAAAATAATGTATTGGTGATAGATCCTGAAACTGCTCCTTTAGCAAAAGAAATTTTTCAACTTTTTATCTCTGGAGAAAGAAGATCTGATATTGCTAAAAAATTTGGTTTCCAGGATCCTAAAAAAATAAATAGAATGTTGGTTAATCCTGTGTATATAGGAAAATTAAAATTGAATGCAACAGAGATGATAAATGATAAAAGAATATATCATTCTGATTATAAATTAGTAAAAGGTCAACATGAAGCTTTAATAGATGAAGATGTTTTTAATCTTTCTGTTCTCCTAAGTAAACAACAAAAAAGAGAAAAATATATAAATGGTGACTTTATCCTTCCAAATGTTTATTCATATCATGGTGATAGAATGTATCCTAGTAATTCTATTGGAAAAAGAGTTTCATACTATAGAGGGAGACACTCTGAGGTTTTAATTAAAAAAGAGTACCTAGAAAATTTGGTAATGAACACTCTATTAAATGAAATGGATAAGGTAAGTACTTTAGATAGTATTGGAGAATTTCAAGACTTAGAAGAGAGAAAAGAATTTTACTTACAAGAATTAAATAAAATAGAAAGAAAAGAAGAAAAACTTTTAAAAAAATTTCTTGATGAGAGAATATCTGAAGAAATGTTTGATAAACTTAGTGATGAGAATAAAATAAAAAAAGAAGAGTTCTCTATAAAAATACAGGAGATAGAAACTTTGCAATTAAATAAATCTAAGCAAGAGGATAATAAAGAGCTTGTAAAAAAATATATAGAACTTTTAAGAAATACTAATGATAGAAAAGAGTTAAAAAAAATACTAAAAATAATAATAGCTGAAATAAGATTGATTAATGATTTTAGAGCTATCATAGTAACAAATATTTTTTAGGTGATTGTTATGATAATTATTGATAAAATAATTGAAAAATATAGTAAAGAAGAAATATATAAACTTTTACCAAGAATAACAGCTAGAAATATAATTTTTAATAGAAAAACTTTAATAAAAGCTGGAGTTTTAGCTAAATATATTTCCTTTGATGAAATAGGCTATACTTTAGATGACTATATTTCAGATTACAAAGCTGATAAAAAATATAAAGAAGTAAAATATGTATTTGAAATTTTAAGAAGTGGTAAAAATATAGGTCAGTTAGCAAAAGAAAATGATATGACTGATCAACTAGACTATATTTTAAAACATGGATTTGATTTTAATAGTAATGGATTAAATCTTTATAAAGTAATAGATATTTTTAAAATAAAAGTTGATATAAAAAAAATGGAACTGGAAAAATTTGAAAATCATATTGAACTGTATGGAGAAGAAAAAGAATTAATAAATTTTAGAGAAAAATTTAAAATAACTCATCCAGTTCTATATGAACCTATTAAAAAAAAATTCCACCTTGCATTTGATGGAATGTTAGCTGATTATTTAAAATTATTCTCTAAATCATAAATTATTCAAATAAAAGTCTTGACTTTTTTCAAAATAAATGTTATAATAAATTATCAAAACAAGAGGAGGTGGAAAATGAAAAAGGAAAAAATAAAAGAGATACTAGAATGGAGCGTCCTAATTCTCACTCTAATATCTCTGATAAAAGAACTGTTCTTCTAAGTTCTTGAGGGCAATGGAGCGAAAGCTCCATCCCTCGTAATAATTATACCTTTTTCATAATAATATGTCAAATAAAGTTATATTTATAGCCGTTGTGATCTGTGCCTATTTAGGGTATAGGAGTAACAATATTTATAAAAAAATAATAGCTGCTCTCATAGTTTTACTATATATTGCTATTAGTTTTTTAAGGGGGTAAAAATGTCAGCAGGTGGAAAAAGAGAAGGTTCAGGGCGTAAAGCTGGAACTGGAATAAAAACAGAAAAAATTTTAGGTTACAAGTATACTCCTGAAGAGTTTGACTTAATAAATCAGACTCTCCAGGAATTGAAATCTAAATATAAAACTACTTCAAATGCTATATTAGAGTTATGTAAATTTTATCAAAGCAACAAATAAAAAAGGCGTGGAAGATCCACGCCTAGAACATCTATCTTTTTTTAAAAAAAGAATAGATGTTTTTCAAAGTTCCTGTAATATAGTTGGCAGCTATAAGACAAGGAATAATAGGTTGAATTATTGGCGATATTTCAACCATAAAGTTATAGATACTTATTAAAACTTCTTCTATGGAGATAACCTCCTTTTTTTCAATCTAATGTTAGCAATTACTTATATTCCCATAATTTTATAGTACAAATAAATAAAATATAGTCTTAACTACTAGGTTCGGAATGTAACTAGGTGTACCACTATATATAAACTAACATTGCAGAAAAAAAGCTACTCCGCCACGAGTAGCTTTTAAAAGGAATTCTCCATAAAAAATAAAGTATCTATATTTTATTACTGTGTCGCCAAACACAGACTCTAGTGTTCCTATCTAATTAATCAAAAATTTTAAGTTCTTGCAGATAGAACCCTATTGTAAAATAATTATACCATCTTAGTTGCTAAATAGCAACTAAAAAGTTTAATTATTTGAACGATGTAGCACAGTTCCACTCGCTTGGAACATAGGTGTCATTGTTATCTCTGGTATTTGAACATTATCAGGTAAATTGCAGATATAAACAACTGTATCAGCAATATCATCAGGAGTAAGAGCCTCAATTCCCTTGTAAACGTTACCTGCTCTCTCCTCATCACCTTTAAATCTAATTACACTGAAATTAGTCTCAACAAGCCCCGGTTTTATATTTGTAACTTTAACCTTAGTATCAACTAAATCAATTCTCAAACCATCACTTAAACTCTTAACAGCAGCTTTTGAGGCACAGTAAACAGCCCCACCAGCATATGCAGCATCTCCAGCTACAGACCCAATATTTACCACTAAAGCTGGTAAATCTCTTGCAACCATTGAAGGTACAATCTTTCTGATCATATATAGCATACCTTTAACATTTGTGTCTATCATGGCATCTATATCTTCAACACTATTATTGTAAACCTTGTCTAATCCTAAAGCAAGTCCAGCATTATTGATAAGAATATCTATATTTTTCCACTCATTTGATAGGCTATCAATCTTCTCATCAACCTCTTTAGGCGATCTTGCATCTAATTGTAAAGGACAAACTTTTATATTAAACTTTTCTTCAAGCTCTTTTTTTATCTCAGCTAAAATATTGGCTCTTCTTCCTGTAATAATAAGGTTAACCCCCATTTGAGCTAGTTTTTCAGCACAAGATCTACCAATTCCACTTGTAGCTCCTGTAATTAAAGCCAATTTTCCTTGTAAACGATTTTCACAGAACATAAAACCACCCCTTGTAATTAATTACCATAAATATATGCTTGCTTGATTTTTTCAGCAGTATCATACATATTACTACTTTTATCTATTTTAACAGTATAATCAGCAGATATTTTATACAAAATCTCCCTTTTACTGTGTAGATCTTTAATTTTATCATACATATTTTCAACATTTAATAAAGGTCTAGTTTTGCTATTTTTAACCCTGTCGTAGATACAATCTATTGTACAATCAAGATATACAACATAGGAAGTTTCTCTAAGAGCCTTTATATTTTCATTGTCAATAATCACCCCACCACCAGTGGCAATAACTATGTTATTTTCAAGAGATTCTTCATATACAATATCTCTTTCAAGTTTTCTAAAGTAAGCTTCACCTTTTTCAGCAAAAATTTCTGGTATTGTTTTTTTCTCTCTTGCTGCAATCAATCTATCTATATCAACAAATTTCATATCTAAAAATTTGGCAAGAACTCTACCAATAGTGCTTTTACCACTTCCCATGAAGCCGATTAATGCTATATTATCTTTCATAAATTCCTCCTAGAGAAATTATATCATTTTCAGTTGATTATTAAAAGAAGAAATTGGAGAGAAAAGAAAAAAGCCCCAATAATTAATATTAGGGCTAATATCCTGACCTTTTATTTTTTCAATATTCAATATGTGATTTTCCTAAAAGATATTATATATCTTTTCAATTATATTATAATCTAAAAGTAACAAAAAAGCAATAGTTAAAGAGAATTTATAAACTTTTCTATTCCATTCTAAAAAGCACAATAAAAAAAGCTACAATGAGAATTAGAAATCCTATCCA
This genomic window contains:
- the dut gene encoding dUTP diphosphatase, whose product is MQVKVIRMNETELPKYETIGSAGMDVRANIKEPITLAPGAIKLIPIGLKVEIPLGYEIQVRPRSGLALKHGLGMANSVGTIDSDYRGEIGVISINLSDKPYTIQPQERIAQIILNKVEQIEWTEVEELGTTERGAGGYGHTGK
- a CDS encoding phosphoadenosine phosphosulfate reductase family protein; this translates as MEKHIVSFSGGKDSTAMLLMMIEKGIKIDEIIFLDTGAEFPDMYNHIKKVENYINRKIIILKAENNFEYMMLHYEKKKGKNKGQKGYSWPDFRNRWCTQYLKKSVISKYLKKYKNDEIIEFHGIAADEVERLNKNKEKNIRYPLAEWNISEKQALQYCYDKGFTWNGLYKNFDRVSCWCCPLKSLKELKILYKKYPELWTKLEEWDNKTYRKFRSDYSIKELSKKFEGERNELYNLQLLPFM
- a CDS encoding YopX family protein; translated protein: MREVKFRGYDLKYKRWQYGAYIKHIDVTPCMFTCEEEAENFYKEHTKHLIAFDGFSDWWMPRGIDVCTSIDPKSIGQFTGLIDRNKKEIFEGDLIKFTSLIPINSELWELEGKVGKVVFEECAFLLKFKNTMITLWLEGVEYEVVGNIYENPELWEGSYD
- a CDS encoding recombinase family protein, whose product is MKRAVIYVRESTNFQDPDSQRKECLEYCKKNSLEVVKVYQDIASGANNNRKEFLQLLQDMEEDSFDILVLWELSRSTRDFLMYKTTLIRMKELGKELYSLQEGLLTENDLDKEFSTDIVALVNSHERKRIGRRIKIRREFATREGKWMGGKAPLGYKIENNVLVIDPETAPLAKEIFQLFISGERRSDIAKKFGFQDPKKINRMLVNPVYIGKLKLNATEMINDKRIYHSDYKLVKGQHEALIDEDVFNLSVLLSKQQKREKYINGDFILPNVYSYHGDRMYPSNSIGKRVSYYRGRHSEVLIKKEYLENLVMNTLLNEMDKVSTLDSIGEFQDLEERKEFYLQELNKIERKEEKLLKKFLDERISEEMFDKLSDENKIKKEEFSIKIQEIETLQLNKSKQEDNKELVKKYIELLRNTNDRKELKKILKIIIAEIRLINDFRAIIVTNIF
- a CDS encoding SDR family NAD(P)-dependent oxidoreductase; this encodes MFCENRLQGKLALITGATSGIGRSCAEKLAQMGVNLIITGRRANILAEIKKELEEKFNIKVCPLQLDARSPKEVDEKIDSLSNEWKNIDILINNAGLALGLDKVYNNSVEDIDAMIDTNVKGMLYMIRKIVPSMVARDLPALVVNIGSVAGDAAYAGGAVYCASKAAVKSLSDGLRIDLVDTKVKVTNIKPGLVETNFSVIRFKGDEERAGNVYKGIEALTPDDIADTVVYICNLPDNVQIPEITMTPMFQASGTVLHRSNN
- a CDS encoding shikimate kinase translates to MKDNIALIGFMGSGKSTIGRVLAKFLDMKFVDIDRLIAAREKKTIPEIFAEKGEAYFRKLERDIVYEESLENNIVIATGGGVIIDNENIKALRETSYVVYLDCTIDCIYDRVKNSKTRPLLNVENMYDKIKDLHSKREILYKISADYTVKIDKSSNMYDTAEKIKQAYIYGN